The following proteins are encoded in a genomic region of Synechococcus sp. CBW1002:
- the nuoB gene encoding NADH-quinone oxidoreductase subunit NuoB, with product MTLTPSSPSSGELPSIGALRDLRAASCSPTGAPTITSDLSENVILTSLDDLHNWARLSSLWPLLYGTACCFIEFAALIGSRFDFDRFGLVPRSSPRQADLLIVAGTVTMKMGPALVRLYEQMPEPKYVIAMGACTITGGMFSADSTTAVRGVDKLIPVDLYLPGCPPRPEAIFDAVIKLRKKVGNEALAERGNLRPTHRYCTIPHQLKAVAPIVDGRYLQAETQKAALAAAAGLPLGAPVSDPAAVIAATTSQADA from the coding sequence ATGACCCTCACGCCTTCCTCCCCGTCCAGCGGTGAGCTCCCCTCGATCGGGGCTCTGCGCGATCTGCGCGCCGCCAGCTGCAGCCCCACGGGTGCCCCCACGATCACTTCGGATCTGTCCGAGAACGTGATTCTCACCAGCCTCGATGACCTGCACAACTGGGCCCGCCTGAGCAGTCTCTGGCCCCTGCTCTACGGCACTGCCTGCTGCTTCATTGAGTTCGCGGCCCTGATCGGCTCCCGCTTTGATTTCGACCGCTTCGGTCTGGTGCCACGCTCCAGCCCCCGTCAGGCGGACCTGCTGATCGTGGCCGGCACCGTGACCATGAAGATGGGCCCGGCCCTGGTGCGGCTCTACGAGCAGATGCCCGAGCCCAAGTACGTGATTGCCATGGGGGCCTGCACGATCACCGGCGGCATGTTCTCGGCTGACTCGACCACCGCCGTGCGCGGCGTCGACAAGCTGATCCCCGTGGACCTCTACCTGCCGGGCTGCCCGCCGCGGCCGGAGGCGATCTTTGATGCCGTGATCAAGCTGCGCAAGAAGGTGGGCAACGAAGCCCTGGCTGAGCGCGGCAACCTGCGTCCCACGCACCGTTATTGCACGATTCCGCATCAGCTCAAGGCGGTGGCGCCGATCGTGGATGGCCGCTACCTGCAGGCCGAGACCCAGAAGGCCGCCCTCGCCGCCGCCGCCGGTCTGCCGCTGGGGGCTCCTGTTTCCGATCCAGCGGCAGTCATCGCCGCCACCACCAGCCAGGCCGACGCCTGA
- a CDS encoding NAD(P)H-quinone oxidoreductase subunit J codes for MPEDTTSSTPAITTPVAGPISQWLSSQGFEHAVLEADHLGVEVLGVEPDFLPVIVAALKATGFDYLQCQGGYDEGPGGRLVSFYHLIKLAALADPTAVDRALAADVKPEEIRLKVFLARDGDLTIPTLYGLFRGADWQERETFDMYGIRYAGHPHPKRLLMPEDWKGYPLRKDYVQPDFYELQDAY; via the coding sequence ATGCCCGAGGACACCACCAGTTCCACCCCGGCCATCACCACTCCTGTGGCCGGTCCGATCAGCCAGTGGCTGAGCAGCCAGGGTTTTGAGCATGCCGTGCTGGAGGCCGACCATCTCGGTGTGGAGGTGCTCGGCGTGGAGCCCGACTTCCTGCCCGTGATCGTGGCGGCTCTCAAGGCGACAGGTTTTGATTACCTCCAATGCCAGGGCGGCTATGACGAAGGCCCAGGCGGTCGTCTGGTGAGCTTCTACCACCTGATCAAGCTGGCGGCGCTGGCTGATCCCACGGCGGTGGATCGTGCCCTTGCGGCCGATGTGAAGCCCGAGGAGATTCGTCTGAAGGTGTTCCTGGCCCGTGATGGCGATCTCACCATCCCCACGCTCTACGGCCTGTTCCGGGGCGCCGACTGGCAGGAACGCGAGACCTTCGATATGTACGGCATTCGTTATGCCGGCCATCCCCATCCCAAGCGTCTGCTGATGCCGGAAGACTGGAAAGGCTACCCGCTGCGCAAAGACTATGTGCAGCCCGATTTCTACGAACTCCAGGACGCTTACTGA
- the yvcK gene encoding gluconeogenesis factor YvcK family protein: MRRRDLVSRSRRAARWLQPGLVVKRWVLTSGLGLMIALLGAAVWADFKPIYWTIETLTWLLAQVTQVLPRGITGPLVLLLGAALVIWGQSRSFGSIQRALAPEKGTVLVDALVAQRRLNRGPNIVAIGGGTGLSTLLSGLKRYSGNITAIVTVADDGGSSGVLRRELGVQPPGDIRNCLAALAREEPLLTRLFQYRFQAGSGLEGHSFGNLFLSALTAITGSLESAITASSRVLAVQGQVVPATNADVRLWAELENGDRIEGESAIGHASSPIVRLGCIPERPPALPRAIEAIAHADLIVLGPGSLYTSLLPNLLVPELVAAIRQSRAPRLYICNLMTQPGETDGLDVEGHLRAIEAQLATLGVDQRLFDAVLAQEKLSPSPLVEAYRRRGAEPVECDTHRLTSQGYEVMLAPMQGSRPGATLRHDSKSVALAVMRFYRQHHRRVS, from the coding sequence ATGCGCCGCCGTGATCTGGTCAGCCGCTCCCGCCGGGCCGCCCGCTGGCTGCAGCCCGGCCTGGTGGTGAAGCGCTGGGTGCTCACCTCCGGCCTGGGTCTGATGATCGCCCTGCTCGGAGCGGCGGTCTGGGCGGATTTCAAACCGATCTACTGGACGATCGAAACGCTCACCTGGCTGCTGGCTCAGGTCACCCAGGTGCTGCCGCGGGGCATCACCGGGCCGCTGGTGCTGCTCCTGGGGGCGGCCCTGGTGATCTGGGGCCAGAGCCGCAGTTTCGGGTCGATCCAGCGGGCCCTGGCTCCTGAGAAGGGCACGGTGCTGGTGGATGCCCTCGTGGCCCAGCGCCGGCTCAACCGCGGCCCGAACATCGTGGCGATCGGCGGCGGCACCGGGCTCTCCACCCTGCTCTCCGGCCTGAAGCGCTACAGCGGCAACATCACCGCGATCGTCACGGTGGCCGACGACGGCGGCAGCAGCGGCGTGCTGCGGCGAGAGCTGGGCGTCCAGCCGCCGGGCGACATCCGCAACTGCCTGGCAGCCCTGGCCCGTGAGGAGCCTCTGCTCACCCGCCTGTTCCAATACCGCTTCCAGGCGGGCAGTGGTCTCGAAGGCCACAGTTTCGGCAACCTCTTCCTGTCGGCCCTCACGGCCATCACCGGCAGCCTCGAATCGGCGATCACCGCCAGCAGCCGGGTGCTGGCGGTCCAGGGCCAGGTGGTGCCGGCCACCAACGCCGACGTTCGCCTCTGGGCCGAGCTGGAGAACGGCGATCGGATCGAGGGGGAATCGGCGATCGGCCATGCCTCCAGCCCGATCGTGCGGCTCGGCTGCATCCCGGAACGGCCGCCCGCCCTGCCCCGAGCCATCGAGGCGATCGCCCATGCCGATCTGATCGTGCTGGGTCCCGGCAGCCTCTACACCTCCCTGCTGCCGAACCTGCTGGTGCCGGAACTGGTGGCGGCGATTCGCCAGAGCCGTGCTCCGCGCCTTTACATCTGCAACCTGATGACCCAGCCCGGGGAGACCGACGGGCTCGATGTCGAAGGCCATCTCCGGGCGATCGAGGCCCAGCTCGCCACTCTGGGGGTGGACCAGAGGCTGTTCGATGCGGTGCTGGCTCAGGAGAAGCTCAGTCCCTCGCCGTTGGTGGAGGCCTATCGCCGCCGCGGTGCCGAGCCGGTGGAGTGCGATACCCACCGCCTGACCAGCCAGGGCTATGAGGTGATGCTGGCGCCGATGCAGGGAAGCCGTCCCGGGGCCACACTGCGCCACGATTCCAAGAGCGTGGCGCTGGCGGTGATGCGCTTCTACCGGCAGCATCATCGGCGGGTGAGCTGA
- a CDS encoding ABC transporter ATP-binding protein: MRWGESLVLDDINLVVHPGERLVVVGPSGSGKSTILRLLAGLLLPSAGSLRIHGLEQRYLRLDQRQPPDVRLVFQNPALLASLTVGENVGFLLYRYGRLGEAEIRRRVGDALAAVGLAGIEGKMPGELSGGMQKRVSFARAIIQDPSRADVQEPLLLFDEPTAGLDPVACTRIEDLIVTTTDMAQASSVVVSHVMSTIERSGERLVLLYDGRFRWQGTVEEFRSTDNPYVEQFRSGSLRGPMQPKEV; encoded by the coding sequence ATGCGCTGGGGTGAGAGCCTCGTGCTCGACGACATCAACCTGGTGGTGCATCCGGGCGAGCGCCTGGTGGTGGTGGGGCCCTCCGGATCGGGCAAATCAACGATCCTGCGGCTGCTGGCCGGCCTGCTGCTGCCCAGCGCCGGCAGCCTGCGGATCCACGGGCTGGAGCAGCGCTACCTGCGCCTGGATCAGCGCCAGCCACCGGATGTGCGCCTGGTGTTTCAGAACCCTGCCCTGCTGGCCTCGCTCACGGTGGGTGAAAACGTCGGCTTTCTGCTCTATCGCTACGGGCGGCTGGGCGAGGCCGAGATTCGCCGCCGGGTGGGCGACGCGCTTGCGGCCGTCGGACTGGCCGGCATCGAGGGAAAGATGCCCGGCGAACTCAGCGGTGGCATGCAGAAGCGGGTCAGCTTCGCCCGCGCCATCATCCAGGACCCCTCCCGGGCCGATGTCCAGGAGCCGCTGCTGTTGTTCGATGAGCCCACCGCCGGGCTCGATCCGGTGGCCTGTACCCGCATCGAGGATCTGATTGTCACCACCACCGACATGGCCCAGGCCTCCTCGGTGGTGGTGAGCCACGTGATGAGCACGATCGAGCGCTCCGGTGAGCGGCTCGTGCTCCTCTACGACGGCCGCTTTCGTTGGCAGGGCACCGTGGAGGAGTTCCGCAGCACCGATAATCCCTACGTCGAGCAGTTCCGGAGCGGCAGCTTGCGCGGACCCATGCAGCCCAAGGAGGTCTGA